Within the Thermanaeromonas toyohensis ToBE genome, the region TTCGGGATTGGTCGAGGGAGCTAGTTCCCCTTATAATAGCCTAAGCGGGATAGGGGTAAGTACATCCGGAGAGGCGCCTACCTTAGTCATCGATGAGGCCAAACTCTCGCAGGCTTTAGCTGCTGCACCCGATCAGGTAGCCTCGCTTTTTAACAAGGATTCTGGTAGTTCTTCGCCTAGCTCGGCTGACGGCGTGGCGGTACGCTTACGCAAGATCCTAGATCTCTGGCTTACTGGAAGCCAGTCAGGTGTAGGTTTCCTTAAGGCCAAAGAGGACTTTTTCTCCCAGGGTATACGGAGTATTGAAGATCAGATCCAGGCCATGGAAGAACGATTGAAGGTGCGGGAGAGGGTCCTCTGGCAGCAATTCAACGCCATGGAGGAATGGCTAGCCCGCCTTAACGCCCAGAGCACTTGGCTTGCTCAGCAATTTAGCAAGGCTGCTAACAATAAGTAAGTTAAGTTAAAGGTAAGTAAAGGAGGAGGTTTTTATGGAGATAGCTAATAAATACCTGGAGATGGCAGTTACTACGGCATCACCGGAACGCCTCATTCTTCTCCTCTATGATGGAGCTATAAACTTTCTTACCCGTGCTATGGAAGCTATTTCTGCCCGCGATTTTACAGAAGCTAACCGCCTTATTATCCGGGTGGAGGAGATTATAACTGAGCTTAAGAATTCTCTAGATACCTCTTACGAAATAGGTAAATCCTTGGAGAAGTTTTATGATCTCCTATTGGCTAGACTGTTTGCGGCCAACGTGGCCAAAGACCGAGAGGTGTTGCTAGAAGTGCAAAGGTACTTGAAGGAGATGCGATCTACCTGGGAAGAAGCTATTAAACAGGCAGCTCCTTGTTTAACTTCTTTTTCCTCTAAGGGGTTGGAGGTGTGAAGTTTGCCTGAAAGGTTTTTGCGGGCTTGGCTTAAACTGGCCCGAGCCCAACGAAAGGCTATAGCTGAAAGGCAAGGAGAAGATTTAGAGCATATCTTAGCCGCCAAAGAGCGGCTAAGCCTCCTACTTTCCCAAAAGCTTGCGATTTATCACCCCGGCGACCAGTCTGCCTGTTTAGTAAAGGAAATCCTGGCCGAGGAGGAAGCAGCGCGGGAGGAGTTAGTCCGTTGGCGGGAAAAGGTAGCAGAAGAGTTTTGCCAACTACAAAAGTGGCGGGAATTAATCCAACACCAGAGAGCCTTAGCACCTGTCAGGAATAGGTTGTTTGAACGGCGTTGCTGAGGGGATGGTAATTGATGGTACGCTATGGTATTATATGGGAGGGCTCCTTTTTTGTCTATCATAGCTTGGCATTAGTTAACCGGGAACTCGTCCTTGCTTTGCTCCAGGACGAGCACTTAGAGATAGGGATTAAACCTTATGAGCCTGATGAGTTTGAGACCTCAATTGATCCACGTTTTGCTCTTTTGGCATCGCGTGTAAACCAACGTCCCGCACACGTAGACTTTACTGTCCGCCACCGCTGGCCCCCACTGCTGAGTGCTGCTGAAGGGCGTCTTATATGGATCCAGCCCTGGGAATACGGTTCCCTTCCTGTGGCTTGGGTAAGGTTTGCCAATAGCCCTGCGGTGACAGAAGTATGGGTACCTTCGAGCTTTGTACGCGAAACCTACATCCAGAGTGGGGTTGACCCTGAGAAGGTTAAGGTGGTACCTAACGGGGTAAACACTCAAATATTTCATCCTGAAGTCCCTCCCCTTTCCTTGCCCACCCGTAAAGGTTTCAAATTTCTTTTTGCTGGAGGAACTATCCCCCGCAAAGGACCTGATGTGTTGTTAAAGGCTTACCTGAGTGCTTTCTCTGACAAGGATGACGTTTGTTTGGTCATAAAGGATTTTGGTACTAACTCTTTTTACCGGAACCAGGGAATGGGTAGCAAGATTAAAGAACTTCAAGGGCAGAAAGGGATACCCGAGATCCTTTACCTTGAGGAGAACTTTAATGAGAGGGAAATGGCTGCCCTTTACTGCTCCTGTAACTGCCTAGTGCATCCTTACCGGGGGGAGGGCTTCGGCCTTCCTATACTCGAGGCTATGGCGTGCGGGCTTCCGGTAATTGTTACTGGATATGGTGCTTGCCTTGATTTCTGCCATGAAGGAAACGCCTTGCTTATCCGAGCTAGATTAGAAGCAGGGAAAGAAAAAAGGGTAGGTGAGTTGGAGACAGTTAGTTACCCTTATTGGGCGGAACCTGATGTTGAGCATTTAATTCACCTTTTGCGCTGGGTATACGAGAATCTTGGGGAAGCGCGCGTTATAGGGAGCCGGGCAGCAGAAGAAGTGGCCAGAAGGTTTAACTGGAACGAGGTGGCAGCCAAAGCAAGAACTCGTTTTGACGAGCTTAAACAAAAGGAGAGAACCAGTAAAGCAAAGTTTTTCCAAAACAGTCCAGAAGAATTATTACAGCAAGGAGTCCAGGCCTATACAAGTGATGACAAGAAAAGAGCAGAAGAGTTCTTCCAGAAAGTTTTAGAAATAACGCCAGATAACCCAGAAGCTAATTATAACCTTGGTGTTATCCATCTCGAAAAGCGTAACTTTGAATCGGCTGCTAGATACCTAATCAATTCTCTAAAAAGCGATGCCAGTTCCCCCGAATCTTGGGCAGCCCTGGGAAGCGCCCTTGCTGGCTTAGGAGACTATGGAGCAGCCGAAATCGCTTATGAAACTGCTTTTAACCTTAAACCGGATCTCCCAGGGGTAGCCGAAAACCTGGCCACAGTAAAGGCACTTTTGAAAGAAGAATTTGATCTTTGGGCAAGCAGCTGGTATCGTGTAGAAGTAAAGCGACTGGCTGAACTTCTCCCCAAGGAGACAGAGAAAGCGGATGTACATACAATCATCGCCGCTATTGCTCATGCTTTCGAAGGAAATCCCTATATACATCAAATCATACGCGAAGAAATACTTCCCCACTTTGAGGGCTGTCAACGAATTTTAGATGTGGGCTGCGGCGAAGGTATCTTTTTAGAAATGCTGCGGGAGATAGGGGCGGAAGGAGAAGGAATAGATATCGACCCAGTGGTGGTTAAGAAAGCCCAAGCAAAGGGATTGCGTGTACAAGTAGCTTCCGCGTTGGACTTTTTGCAGGAGCGCTGCGAAGAGTATGACGGCATTATGCTGGGCCATATCATTGAACACTTTTCTGGTCCCGAAGCAGTAAAGTTAATTTATTACTGCAGTCGGGCTTTAAAAGAGGGGGGAGTTATAGTAATCAGAACTCCTAACTTTACTAAGCCCGAAGTGTGCCTTTCCTCTTTTTGGCTTGATATTTCCCATGTCCGGCCTTACCCTCTACCGCTTTTAGAGATTATGCTAAAAAGTTTGGGATTTAAGGTGCTGTATAGTGGCACTATGCCAAGTACCAATGAAGTAGATATACTAGTGGTAGGCCAGAAGGGAGAAAAGAAAGCTGCTTCGCAACTACAAGTAATATGGCGAGGACATTTTTACGACATGAGCGGCTATGGAGATGAAGCGCGGGGGTTTGTCTTTGCTCTCAGTAAATACCCTTTAAAGGTTAAAACAGTCCCTATATGGTTAAAAGAAGATGTAAAAGGGATTCTTACTGAAGAAGAAAGGCGCAGACTACGGTTGCTGGAGCAGAACTCAGTGAAGAACTCTCAACAAAGCTTGATTGTAGTGCATCATCTTGTTCCTGCCGCAACTTTTGGGGAAGTGGCAAACGAGTATTTCCCTGGAGCAGTCAATATCCAACGGATCATGTTTGAGACAGATCGGATTCCGGAAGAGTGGGTAGATTACCTTAACAGGATGGATGAGATTTGGGTTCCCTCACAGTTTAACGTAGAGACTTTCAGCGCTTCAGGCGTGAGAGAAAAAAAACTTAAAGTTGTACCAGGAGGAATCGATCCTGAACTCTTCAGCCCGCAAGCTGAACCCCTTGACCTGCCTGTAAGGCAAGGAGGCTTTATCTTTCTCTCGGTGCTTGATTGGATTGATCGGAAAGGATGGGATGTGCTCTTAACAGCTTATCTTACTGAATTTAAACCCCAAGAAGAGGTCGTACTACTTATTAAAGCCTCCAGGCTAAACCGGTACAAGCCCGGTACATTAGAGGGGCAAATTTACTCTTTCATACGGGAGCGCTTAGGCTTGAACCCGGAGAAAATCCCTAAGATAGCCCTCCTAAAGGGAAATATAGAATACCGCCGTATGCCAAGCCTTTATATGGCTTGCCATGCTTTTGTTTTGCCTTCACGGGGAGAGGGATGGGGGCGCCCCTACCTGGAAGCTATGGCTTGTGGCTTGCCCACCATCGGTACCAAGTGGAGCGGTAACTTAGAATTTATGACGGAGGAAAACAGCTTTCTTATTGAAATAGAGGGTCTAGAGGAGGTTCCGAACGATACTGATGTTCCTCTTTACTGGGGCCACCGCTGGGCTAAGCCCAGCGTAGAGCATCTTCGCCAGATCCTGCGCTATGTTTTTGAACATCAAGAGGAGGCGCAAAAAAAGGGTAAGAAAGCAAGGCAAGATGTTTTAGAAAAATGGACGTGGGAGAAAGCAGCAGAAGTGGTGTTGCAAGAGTTACAAAAATATACTAAGCTGTAAAGCTTGAACTAGAGGGAGAGGTTTAAGGATGGGCCTTAGCCTTCTTGAGTACCGGGCAAACAACAAAAGGGCCCTGCGGGTGGTCTTCGTGGGCGATTTCTTTTGCCAGGGTCCTCGAGCAGAGTTTAATCGACAGCTAGCGCTAGCCCTTAAAAATGAGGGGGTAAAGTTGGCAATTGTAAACCGGGGATCCTGGGAAATAAGGGCCAGCGAGTTGGTGGAATTGCTGGAGCAATCCCTGCCTCCTGATTACGAATTTTGTCTTTGCTGGGAAGGGGAAGAGATTGGGGCAGATGAGCAAAGCATTGTCTGGCTGACCCAAGCTCAGGAACACTGCCAGAGAGGTAACCAGCAGGTCTTATCAATAGAAAAGTTTAAAATTCCTGGTCGGCCTTGGCAAGAGGCAGCCCGCCTTTTAAAAGAATATCTTGAAGGCCTGCGGGGCAAAGTCAGTGAGATAGAGCTTTCACCCAAGCGAATTTACGTTTACCCTCCCTCTTTGTCACAAAAAGTTGAAGGGCACGAGCAAAGCGTTTTTGGTGTGTTTAAAGTGACGGAAATTCAAGACTATCCCTCTTTTTCTTCAGATGTAGAACCAATTGTAGAACCAATGAGCTGGGTTTTTATACTAGAAGAGGGAGAGGTCCCCATGTTGGAAGATCGTGATTCCTGGGAGAAAGTTTTCCTTTATCCACCGCGGAAGTTATCGCTGCTGGAGGCGATACCTCTTGAGCTTGGAGGCTTAGGAAACCTAATACTTCCTTCTCTTCGTCTCTTAGAGGGGAGGGAGGCTATGGCCTGTAAGGAATTTTTAGAAGAAGTACCCTTTCTCTACTGCCAGCAGTGGAAACCCCTGCGTCTGTTACGGTCTCCCCTACTGGGGTATGGGCGATGGGAAAGGATGAACCGTTCCTATCTTCAAGTAAAACCGCCCTACCATCACCGCTTACATTTACAGGCTGTTGACGCTGCAGCCACAGGGAAAGTTTCAGAGGCCATAGCTGCCTTCAAAGAGGCTTATAGAGCGGCCCCAGAGCCTCACAAGGCCTTGATACTGCGAAATCTCTCCTTAAGCCTTATTTCCTGGAGACGTTTTGATGAGGCTTTTCTCCTTCTGGAAGATGGTATAAAGTTTTATCCCGCCTATACCGACCTCTACTATCTTAAGGCCTTAGCCTTTTACCAACTTCGATGTCGTGACGAGCTTCTTCAGGTATGCTCTAAAGCCATAGAGAAAGGAGAAGCTACTCCATGGTTTTACAGTGATCCTGGTTCTGGAAGCTATAAGGCCTTTTTCCTCATGGGGGAAGCGTACTATGAAAAGGGAGAGTTAGAGAAAGCTGCTGCAGCCTACTATGAGTCTTTATTCCGCAATCCCTATTTCTTGCCAGCTCTCGAGAGGTTGGGACGTATTGAGTTTAAGCCAAAAATAGTTCCGCGCTTTGCTAAGGCATTGGCTCAGATTCTTGACCTTCGTCATCCACCAACCAGAACCCTTCTGTCGCAGTATTTTGGTCCGACAGAGTTGGCGAACGCGGGCGATCTTACCCCCTTACTTTAGATTTTTATCTGATTGCCGATTTAAAAAATACAGTGTAGGAACTTTGGGAGGGGAGGCAAAGCATGCGGGTGGAAGGCGTGGATCCGCTTATTCTCAACCAAGTTCAGGTACAGCTACAAAAGCCATTGGTACCAGATACTAAAGAAGTAAATATTTTGACTGATAAAGATAGAGAAAACTCGCAAGGGCAGGAATTTGCCCGTGAGCATCTTGAGCACTCGATAGCTAAACTAAATGCTGCGGCAGAATTATTTAATATTGAGCTGCGGTTTAAGGTAGATTATGAAAAAGGTGAGATTTATGTTTTGGTTATAGATATAACTCAAGGCAAAGTTATTAGGCGTATACCACCTGAGAATGCGCTTAAAATTGCAAACCAAATGCAACAATTGGTTGGATTACTTTTGGATGTGTTGATTTAAAAAGCTCTTTTTCCTGGGACTTAAATAAGGAGGTTTTAAGAAATACAATGAGCCGGCATATTGCTATAACTAAGCTTTCCAGCCGTGGACAGATAGTTATCCCTAAGGAGATTAGGAAAATCCTGGCCTGGGAAGCAGGAGATCACGTGGCTGTAGAGCTAGAGGGGGACCACGTTATCTTGCGGCGGCTTTTGCTTAAGGAGCTTTCCAAGGAAGAACCGTCAGAGCAAAAGCGAGAGGAAGCCGCTAGCTTAAGAATATAAGGGCTTTAAGTTAGCTTGACGGATGAGGTAGAGAAATGCTAAAAATAAGGTATGTAGACACGTGTAAGGGGGGCCAAAATAAAAGCTTCCCTTTTTTAATGTTGTTTGAAAGGGGGATATTATGGACCTAAAAGAAGAGATCGCCCAAGCGGTAGCGCAGGAGACAGGTATTGAGACTACTAAGAGGGATATAGAGGAAGTCCTTTCTAGTCTTTTAGTGACTTCCCATTTCTGGGAGATAGTTCAGCTTGCGCGCCAGCCTTTTAATGTAGTGGTATGTACGATAAAGATATTAGGACAGAAGGGCTGGATAGAAGTAGGAAAGGATGGGGCTATTAATCTTACCCCTTCTGGACAAAAGGCAATAGAAGGGAAGGGAATAAAGCCCAAAAAAGTTTATCGTTGCCGAGCTTGTATGGGCCGGGGCGTAGGTTTAGAAGGGCTAGAAGAGGTATTAAAGCGGTTTAAAGAAATTGCCGCCCACCGGCCGGAGGCTATTATAGAATATGATCAGGGATATGTGACACCGGAGACTACGGTAAGCCGTATAGCTCTTTTGGCTGACAGGGGAGATTTGGAAGGGAAAAAACTTTTAGTATTAGGCGATGATGATCTGGTGAGCTTGGCAGCAGGCCTTTCAGGTCTGCCGCAGGAAGTAGTGGTTTTGGAGATCGATGAGAGGCTTCTTAATTTCATAAACGAGGTAGCGCAGCGGGAAAACATGCCAGTTAAGGCCGAAAGATACGATTTCCGCCAACCTTTACCTTCCCAATATGTAGGATACTTTGATACTTTTATTACGGACCCGCCGGAAACCTTAGAAGCTTTGGAAGTATGCCTTAGCCGGGGATTGGCTAGTCTCAAAGGGGAGGGTTGCGCCGGGTATTTTGGTTTAACCCATGCTGAATCTTCCCTTAAGAAGTGGAATCGGCTCCAGCAGCTTCTAGTAGGAAAGTTTAAAGTAACCATCACGGATATTATTGAAGACTTTAACCAGTATGTGAATTGGGATTATCTCCTTCCCAGCCTTAAGGCGAAGCTCCCCTTTGTTGAGGTAGAGCCCCAGATGAATTGGTACCATTCGGCCATGTATAGAATACAGGTTTTGGAACGGGTGGAAGCGGTTAAAAACGAACCGGCCGCTTGCGAGCTTTATGTAGATGAAGAGGCTCTTATTTATGGAAGCCAGGGTAGTTAAAAATTTTAACCAAAACTTTAGCTAAATTTTGGAGAACCCTGCAGGATTTTGGCATTTTGTGTTGAATAAGTATTAACCATCAAGGTAAAAATTTCTTACTTAGCGCTCCGTTAAGGGCAAGCTCTCCGAAAGGGGATGCGCGCAAAGCCATGGGTCTAAGGCTCCGGTGGCCCGAGTAGCTTCCCTGGGCTTACCGGGGCTAAGATCGCCAGGCTGCCGGGGCTGGAAAGCTTGTAGTTTGCCCGCCCTTGTTCGGAGCGGGCTTTTTTGGTCGTTTTAGGACTATGGTCCCATAGAAAAATAGGGACTTTAGCCTCCTACACTTTTTACCAATTTCTTATTACACTGTTGGATAAAGGTGAAAAACAGGAGAAAGAAGGGAAAGAAGGGTGTTTTTGTCGGCGGTAGGGGAGGCCTTACGAAAAGTCCTCGAAGCTGCTGCTCTACGGCAGCGGGTTATCGCCCATAACTTAGCCAACGCCAATACACCAGGCTTCAAGCGCTATTACGTCACTTTTGAAGAAAGCTTAAGGCGCGCCTTGCGCGGGGAACAGGGATTGACGTTGTACCGGACGCATCCCAGGCACCTACCGGGCTCTGGTCCTGAAGTAGAACCGAGGGTAGAGCAGGATCGCTTCACTGCTATGCGCCGGGACGGTAATAATGTAGACATCGAGCGGGAAATGGTGGAGCTGGTTATGAATTCCTTGAATTATAACCTCGCTGTACAACAGTTAAACGGGCGTTTAGGGATGTGGCGCTATGTTATCAATGAAGGGAGGCGGTAAAATTTGGAGCTTCTCCCTGGCTTGGCTATCAGCGCTTCCGGGCTTACGGCCGAGCGCTTGCGGCTGGATCTTATAGCTAGCAATTTAGCCAATATCTATACCACCCGGACGGCCCGAGGCGGGCCCTACCGCCGAAAGGTAGCTATCTTTGCTGAACGGCTCCGGGAGCTCAAGGGGATTCCAGGGCCTCAAGCCCCAGGCTATGGTGTACGGGTAGTGGGTATTGCTGAGGATAATACGCCTCCGCGCTTAGTGTATGATCCAACTCACCCTGATGCGGATACCCGGGGATATGTTGCCCTCCCTAACATTAACGTGGTAAATGAGATGATAGACCTCATCACTGCTTCCCGGGCCTACGAGGCTAATGTAATTGCTTTTAATGCAGCTAAGTCCATGGCCTTGAAAGCTTTGGAGATAGGCCGTGTTTAAAGGAGAAAGCAGGCTGAAAAAGCGAGAGGTTGAAGGAAGGGAACGCGATGGTGCAAGGATTATCTCTCCTCCCTACTTCTCCTCCTTTGAGCTTGGGAGAAGGCCAAAGAACAAAACCGGTTGGTGCAGGAGAATTAGCAGCTTCCTTCCAAGAGATCCTCAAGGAGAAGCTAGCGGATTTAAATGAGACCCTGCAGAAGGCTGATAAACTTACTCTCCAGTACCTAGCAGGAGATATCCAAGACATACACGAAGTTATGCTGGCCTTGGAGCAAGCAGGTCTCGCCCTGCAACTGGCTGTACAAGTTAGAAATAAAGTTATCGAAGCTTATCAGGAAATTTCGCGGATGCAAGTGTAGGAGCTCTATAAAGCATGAAAGGGCGGGAGTGGCTTAAGAAGGTTACAGGGTATTGGTCTAGCCTGTCCCCGGCTAGGCGTTCGGCTTTGGCTGTGGTGATTTCGGCAGGGTTAGTAGCCATGGGTTTCTTTTTGTACTGGCTTGTAAAGCCCTCTTATGTACCCTTATTTACCAAGCTCGACCAAAGAGATGCGGCGGCTGTAGTGGAGAAGCTTAAGGAGATGAAAATACCTTACCGTCTGGCTAATGAAGGGAGTACTATTCTGGTACCTAAAGACAAGGTTTATGAGACTCGGTTGACTCTTGCAGGGGCGGGGGTGCTTAAGTCCCAGGGGCTGGGTTTTGAGCTTTTCGACCAGAATAAGCTGGGTATGACTGATTTTGAACGCCGTATTAATTACCAGAGGGCACTCCAAGAGGAGCTCCGGCGTACCATTCTTTCCCTGGAGGAAGTGGAGGATGCTAGGGTACACTTAGTTCTTCCCCAACCTAGTGTATTTGTACAAGAGAGGCAGCCACCTTCCGCTGCAGTAGTTCTTAAGTTAAAACCCCTGGCCAAGTTAGAACCCACTCAGGTACAAGGTATTATGCAATTAGTAGCGGCTAGTGTAGAAGGGCTTAAACCCGAAAATGTACACATTATTGATACTGAAGGAAGGGTGCTTTCAGCAGGCTTGGCCGAGGGGAGCCAGCTCCCAATTGGCGCTCAACAGCAGAGACAGCAAGAATTAGAACGTGCAGTAGAAAGGGATCTGGAGCAAAGGATAACGAGGCTCCTTACTTCCATTTTGGGTCCGGGGCAGGCTGTAGCCATGGTAAATGTGGAGTTGGACTTTAACCAGCAGGAGATTACCCGCCGGGAATGGGGTAAGCAAGGGGCTTTAAGGAGCGAGCAGGTGAAGAATGAACAGGGGACAGGTACCCAAGCCAGTGGTCCAGTGGGGGATATGAACCGGGAAGTACCAGGGTATGCGGCTGTAACACCTGGCTCTAGCAATTATAACAAATCGGAGACGACGCGAAACTATGAATTGGATGAAACCCAGACCCGCATCGTTTATGCTCCGGGGCAGATAAAGCGTATCTCGGCCTCGGTAGCGGTGAACGGTCCTCTAGATGCCCAAAAAGAGGAGCAGATCCGGCAGATAGTAGCTTCAGCGGTGGGTTACCAGCCAGCCCGGGGGGATCAGATTACGGTCTTAAGCCTAGCCTTTGATGATACCTTAAGGCGGAAGGCGGAAGCCGAGATGGCGGCTGCGGAGGAAGCCGCTCGCCGGCGGCAGAAGCTACAGCTCTATTTTGCGTTGGCTGGAGCGGGGGTTAGCCTTATTCTCCTTTTACTCTTCTTGCTTTTGCGACGCCGCCGGGCTGTCCCTGCTGTGGAGGCCTGGCCGGAGGCCCAGGTGCCTGGGAAGTCTTTGCCTGTAGAAGGTGTTAAACCAGAAGAGGCCCTGGCTGAGGTGGCTGTCAGCGAAGAAGAGAGGCGGAAAGAGCAGGAACGCCGGGCCAGGCAGGAGCGGCTACGGGAGATCGTGCGTCAGCATCCAGAAGACGTAGCTCAGCTTATAAAAGCATGGTTATCGGAGGAGTAAGGGGATACTGTGGTGAGGCAGAAGCAGCTTACCGGTTTAGAAAAAGCAGCCATTTTCCTTATGAGTTTGGGGCCGGAGCTTTCTTCCCTAGTTTTAAAGCAGCTCCCTCAGGAGGATATCGAGCGCATCACTTACCAGATAGCCAATACCACTATGGTGGATACCAATACTAGACAGCAAGTAATGGATGAGTTTTGGGAGCTGCATGAGGCGAGGCAATATATTTTCCAGGGAGGTATCAAGTATGCCCGGGAAATACTGGAAAGGGCTTTAGGGCCTGCCCGGGCGGCTGAGATTATCCGTAAGCTAATGGCCACGTCTAAAATTAGGCCTTTTAACATGATCCGCAAAGCTGATCCCAAGCAGCTAGTTACTTTTCTTTACAACGAGCACCCCCAGACTATAGCCCTAGTCTTAGCCTATCTTGAGCCAGAACAAGCGGCGGTTATTTTGAGCGCTTTGCCAGAGGAACTTCAAGCGGATGTAGCCAAGAGGATTGCCCTCCTGGAGCGAGCGACTCCAGAGACAGTCCGGGATTTAGAACAGGTCTTGGAGCAGCGACTGCAATCGGTGGTGGGCCAGGATTTCGCGGTGGCCGGTGGGGTAAAAGCCTTGGTGGATATTTTAAACCGCGTGGACCGGAGCACTGAACGCACTATTTTAGAAGCGTTAGAGCAGGATGATCCTGAACTAGCAGATGAGGTCCGGAAACGTATGTTTGTGTTCGAAGATATCGTTACTTTGGATGATAACTCCATACGGAGGGTACTGCGGGAAGTGGATATGCGTGACCTGGCCCTGGCCTTAAAGACAGCCAGCGAGGAAGTAGCCAACCGGATTTATCGCAACCTCTCCAAGAGGGCTGCTGAAATGCTGAAAGAAGATATAGAGTATATGGGACCCACTCGCCTGCGGGATGTAGAAGAAGCTCAGCAAAGGATAGTGCAAGTAATCCGGCGGCTAGACGAGGCGGGTGAGATCATTATAGCTCGGGGTGGCCGTGATGCTATCGTGGTCTAGGGTTATAAAAGGGGCCCTCTGTTCAATGGAGCAGAGGCCGGTTCCTGTACGGCCAGTTCCTTTAGAGCAACCTGAGGTTGAGCTTTTGCTTGAAAAGGCGGAAGAAAATGTTAAAGAGAGAGCAGAACTTCTTTTAGAGGAGGCTCGCCGGGAAGCAGAGTCTTTGCGGGAGAAAGCCCAGAAAGAGGTTGAAGCCTTAAAGCGGCAAGGGTGGGAGGAGGGCTACCGTGCTGGATGGGAGGAAGGACACCGGGATGGGTTGCAGGCGGCCAAAGCTGAAGCAGAAATTTTACGGAGGGAAGGGGAAAAGATACGGGAACAGGCCCGCGAAGTATTAAAGGAAGCTAAAGAGGTTTATAAAGAAACCCTTAAGGAAGCAGAAGAGCAGGTATTAGAATTGGCTCTAGAAATAGCGGAACAAATTGTAGGCCGGCAAGTAGAACTCAACAGGGATATTGTGTTAGATATAGCCCATAAGGCTATCCAGCGGGTAGCGGAAGGACAGTTTTATACTATTTACGCTTCACCTGATGAGGCGGCTTTGTTACGGCAGCACCGGGAGGAACTTCTAAAAGAAGCACCACCTAAGGCCCGCCTACAGATTATCGCGGATCCGGCTTTAAAGCCCGGTGGCTGCCGGGTAGAAACGGAGAGCGGGTTTGTAGATGCCACGGTGGATACTCAGCTTATGGAGGTCCGTCGCCTACTGAAAGGCGCTTAAAGGTAGTGAAAGGACGAGGTAGCCAAGCTAAGAACAGGAGAAAGGGGAGGCGCAAGTTACCCCTGGAAAGGGAAGATGCCATGGCACTGCAGGCTACTATTCGCCCATTAAGCTCCTTACGCGAGGTAAACTTATGGAAGCAAGGAGGAAAGATTACCCGAGTTACTGGGCTTACCCTAGAAGCGCG harbors:
- the fliS gene encoding flagellar export chaperone FliS, which codes for MEIANKYLEMAVTTASPERLILLLYDGAINFLTRAMEAISARDFTEANRLIIRVEEIITELKNSLDTSYEIGKSLEKFYDLLLARLFAANVAKDREVLLEVQRYLKEMRSTWEEAIKQAAPCLTSFSSKGLEV
- a CDS encoding glycosyltransferase, which produces MVRYGIIWEGSFFVYHSLALVNRELVLALLQDEHLEIGIKPYEPDEFETSIDPRFALLASRVNQRPAHVDFTVRHRWPPLLSAAEGRLIWIQPWEYGSLPVAWVRFANSPAVTEVWVPSSFVRETYIQSGVDPEKVKVVPNGVNTQIFHPEVPPLSLPTRKGFKFLFAGGTIPRKGPDVLLKAYLSAFSDKDDVCLVIKDFGTNSFYRNQGMGSKIKELQGQKGIPEILYLEENFNEREMAALYCSCNCLVHPYRGEGFGLPILEAMACGLPVIVTGYGACLDFCHEGNALLIRARLEAGKEKRVGELETVSYPYWAEPDVEHLIHLLRWVYENLGEARVIGSRAAEEVARRFNWNEVAAKARTRFDELKQKERTSKAKFFQNSPEELLQQGVQAYTSDDKKRAEEFFQKVLEITPDNPEANYNLGVIHLEKRNFESAARYLINSLKSDASSPESWAALGSALAGLGDYGAAEIAYETAFNLKPDLPGVAENLATVKALLKEEFDLWASSWYRVEVKRLAELLPKETEKADVHTIIAAIAHAFEGNPYIHQIIREEILPHFEGCQRILDVGCGEGIFLEMLREIGAEGEGIDIDPVVVKKAQAKGLRVQVASALDFLQERCEEYDGIMLGHIIEHFSGPEAVKLIYYCSRALKEGGVIVIRTPNFTKPEVCLSSFWLDISHVRPYPLPLLEIMLKSLGFKVLYSGTMPSTNEVDILVVGQKGEKKAASQLQVIWRGHFYDMSGYGDEARGFVFALSKYPLKVKTVPIWLKEDVKGILTEEERRRLRLLEQNSVKNSQQSLIVVHHLVPAATFGEVANEYFPGAVNIQRIMFETDRIPEEWVDYLNRMDEIWVPSQFNVETFSASGVREKKLKVVPGGIDPELFSPQAEPLDLPVRQGGFIFLSVLDWIDRKGWDVLLTAYLTEFKPQEEVVLLIKASRLNRYKPGTLEGQIYSFIRERLGLNPEKIPKIALLKGNIEYRRMPSLYMACHAFVLPSRGEGWGRPYLEAMACGLPTIGTKWSGNLEFMTEENSFLIEIEGLEEVPNDTDVPLYWGHRWAKPSVEHLRQILRYVFEHQEEAQKKGKKARQDVLEKWTWEKAAEVVLQELQKYTKL
- a CDS encoding tetratricopeptide repeat protein, coding for MGLSLLEYRANNKRALRVVFVGDFFCQGPRAEFNRQLALALKNEGVKLAIVNRGSWEIRASELVELLEQSLPPDYEFCLCWEGEEIGADEQSIVWLTQAQEHCQRGNQQVLSIEKFKIPGRPWQEAARLLKEYLEGLRGKVSEIELSPKRIYVYPPSLSQKVEGHEQSVFGVFKVTEIQDYPSFSSDVEPIVEPMSWVFILEEGEVPMLEDRDSWEKVFLYPPRKLSLLEAIPLELGGLGNLILPSLRLLEGREAMACKEFLEEVPFLYCQQWKPLRLLRSPLLGYGRWERMNRSYLQVKPPYHHRLHLQAVDAAATGKVSEAIAAFKEAYRAAPEPHKALILRNLSLSLISWRRFDEAFLLLEDGIKFYPAYTDLYYLKALAFYQLRCRDELLQVCSKAIEKGEATPWFYSDPGSGSYKAFFLMGEAYYEKGELEKAAAAYYESLFRNPYFLPALERLGRIEFKPKIVPRFAKALAQILDLRHPPTRTLLSQYFGPTELANAGDLTPLL
- a CDS encoding flagellar protein FlaG, with protein sequence MRVEGVDPLILNQVQVQLQKPLVPDTKEVNILTDKDRENSQGQEFAREHLEHSIAKLNAAAELFNIELRFKVDYEKGEIYVLVIDITQGKVIRRIPPENALKIANQMQQLVGLLLDVLI
- a CDS encoding AbrB/MazE/SpoVT family DNA-binding domain-containing protein, whose amino-acid sequence is MSRHIAITKLSSRGQIVIPKEIRKILAWEAGDHVAVELEGDHVILRRLLLKELSKEEPSEQKREEAASLRI
- a CDS encoding bis-aminopropyl spermidine synthase family protein; translated protein: MDLKEEIAQAVAQETGIETTKRDIEEVLSSLLVTSHFWEIVQLARQPFNVVVCTIKILGQKGWIEVGKDGAINLTPSGQKAIEGKGIKPKKVYRCRACMGRGVGLEGLEEVLKRFKEIAAHRPEAIIEYDQGYVTPETTVSRIALLADRGDLEGKKLLVLGDDDLVSLAAGLSGLPQEVVVLEIDERLLNFINEVAQRENMPVKAERYDFRQPLPSQYVGYFDTFITDPPETLEALEVCLSRGLASLKGEGCAGYFGLTHAESSLKKWNRLQQLLVGKFKVTITDIIEDFNQYVNWDYLLPSLKAKLPFVEVEPQMNWYHSAMYRIQVLERVEAVKNEPAACELYVDEEALIYGSQGS
- the flgB gene encoding flagellar basal body rod protein FlgB encodes the protein MFLSAVGEALRKVLEAAALRQRVIAHNLANANTPGFKRYYVTFEESLRRALRGEQGLTLYRTHPRHLPGSGPEVEPRVEQDRFTAMRRDGNNVDIEREMVELVMNSLNYNLAVQQLNGRLGMWRYVINEGRR